In the Hemitrygon akajei chromosome 7, sHemAka1.3, whole genome shotgun sequence genome, one interval contains:
- the thbd gene encoding thrombomodulin, whose translation MLAVSISLCALVSLVYSDPQESLPAVCVGNFCYSLHREERKFNMARSICKKAGGDAMTVRTTVAAEAMAVLMQSVEADPSSHFWLGLQLHQKTCPSNSSRLMGYRWVNGDNDTDYTNWGSVSEECGPRCVAFSGKDRWVDRRCNKKADGVLCEYRYNSNCEPLTPTNSSVTYLTPFGAWSSELTSLPQGTVAEVSPGDIRLRCNDTLGWVKEPVPRVCLVNNGGCQHICQEGPPLKCSCRSGYRLDSDELSCQPVDPCEEEQCAHSCQLQQGKPVCSCESGYRLDADHKTCIDIDECLSDSCPQLCENTPGSFQCRCKKGYQMSQDGKCEDINECKESKCSQRCSNTEGSFTCFCTSGYEIDPEDRTKCVWYCNSDSCPAHCYGDGCTCPPNFILDDSTQICHDIDECQSYCLGHICSNSPGSFKCECRKGYELQLNGNCEPEGSGDFTLIEAQTSKPTTYPIPASAGLSLSVVLGTIFAIAVLTLICAGVGHHLLKKRGKWQTSTKYKSANAEEDVNLSQVTTGEDCKHQYSNEKCNVGT comes from the coding sequence ATGCTCGCGGTGTCGATCAGTCTGTGCGCCCTGGTGTCTCTGGTGTATTCGGATCCGCAAGAATCGCTACCCGCTGTCTGCGTGGGTAACTTCTGCTACAGCCTACACAGGGAGGAGAGAAAGTTTAACATGGCCAGAAGCATCTGCAAAAAGGCCGGGGGAGACGCGATGACCGTGCGCACCACGGTTGCAGCCGAAGCTATGGCGGTGTTGATGCAGAGCGTGGAAGCCGATCCCTCCTCCCACTTCTGGCTAGGGCTGCAGCTTCACCAGAAGACCTGTCCCAGCAATAGCAGCCGCTTGATGGGTTACCGCTGGGTGAACGGGGACAATGACACCGACTACACCAACTGGGGTTCGGTGTCCGAAGAGTGTGGGCCGCGATGTGTGGCCTTCTCCGGCAAGGACCGATGGGTCGACAGACGGTGCAACAAAAAGGCGGATGGCGTGCTGTGCGAGTACAGATACAACAGCAACTGCGAACCACTAACCCCGACCAACTCCTCGGTGACCTACCTCACTCCTTTCGGTGCCTGGAGCTCCGAGCTGACGAGTCTGCCTCAAGGCACGGTGGCCGAGGTCTCCCCGGGGGATATCCGCTTACGTTGCAACGACACGCTCGGCTGGGTGAAAGAACCGGTCCCTCGGGTCTGTCTTGTGAACAACGGGGGCTGCCAGCACATTTGCCAGGAAGGACCCCCGCTCAAGTGCAGCTGCCGCTCCGGTTACAGGCTGGACAGTGACGAGTTAAGTTGCCAACCGGTCGATCCGTGCGAGGAAGAGCAGTGCGCGCACAGCTGCCAGCTGCAGCAGGGGAAGCCAGTGTGTTCCTGCGAGAGCGGCTACCGGCTGGACGCCGACCACAAGACCTGCATCGATATCGACGAGTGCCTGTCCGATTCCTGCCCGCAACTCTGCGAAAACACGCCCGGAAGCTTCCAGTGCCGTTGCAAGAAAGGCTACCAGATGTCCCAGGATGGCAAGTGCGAGGACATCAACGAGTGCAAAGAAAGTAAGtgcagtcagaggtgcagcaacACAGAGGGGAGCTTCACGTGCTTTTGCACGTCCGGCTACGAGATCGATCCCGAAGATCGGACAAAATGCGTTTGGTACTGCAATTCCGACAGCTGTCCGGCTCACTGCTACGGCGACGGGTGTACTTGCCCGCCTAATTTTATCTTGGACGATtcgactcaaatatgccatgatatTGACGAATGCCAATCTTATTGCCTGGGTCACATCTGCAGCAACTCCCCCGGCAGTTTCAAATGTGAATGCAGGAAGGGTTACGAGCTGCAACTGAATGGGAATTGCGAACCCGAGGGCTCCGGTGATTTCACTCTGATAGAAGCGCAGACCTCTAAGCCCACCACGTACCCCATCCCCGCCAGTGCCGGCCTGTCGCTCAGCGTTGTCCTCGGTACCATCTTCGCTATCGCCGTTCTCACCTTGATCTGCGCCGGGGTGGGACACCACCTGTTGAAGAAAAGAGGCAAGTGGCAGACCTCCACCAAGTACAAGTCGGCTAACGCGGAGGAGGACGTTAATCTCAGCCAGGTCACGACCGGGGAGGACTGCAAGCACCAGTACTccaatgagaaatgcaatgtggggACCTGA
- the LOC140730634 gene encoding somatostatin receptor type 1-like: MSTRSFQLPSDRDTTVQVGFWNGSSEHLDVVTDNPSNYSFSAYQEERDARMVVIQFIYAIVCLVGLIGNSMVIFVILRYAKMKTATNIYILNLAIADELFMLSVPFLSVSAALQRWPFGSLMCRTVLSVDGINQFTSVFCLTVLSVDRYVAVVHPIKAARYRRPTIAKIINICVWIFSLIVILPIIVFAGTTPSEDGGVHCNFLWPRPSWSVAFVIYTFLLGFLIPVIAICLCYILIIVKMRVVALKAGWQQRRRSEKKITRMVLMVVTVFVICWMPFYVLQLANIFLSLNTTVTQLCLILSYANSCANPILYGFLSDNFKRSFQRILCFRWLENGTEEPVDYYATALKSRVCSPLEFQPGNAASDPVYRNGTCTSRTTTL, translated from the coding sequence ATGAGTACGCGTAGTTTTCAGTTGCCTTCCGACCGGGACACCACAGTCCAGGTGGGTTTCTGGAATGGCTCCAGCGAGCATTTGGATGTTGTTACGGATAACCCCTCCAACTACTCGTTCAGCGCTTACCAGGAAGAAAGGGATGCTCGGATGGTGGTTATCCAATTCATTTATGCCATCGTGTGTTTGGTGGGACTCATCGGGAACTCCATGGTTATTTTCGTCATCCTGAGATACGCCAAGATGAAAACGGCCACCAACATCTACATCCTGAACCTGGCGATAGCGGACGAGCTCTTCATGCTGAGCGTCCCGTTCCTCTCCGTTTCGGCTGCCTTACAACGCTGGCCCTTCGGTTCGCTCATGTGCCGTACTGTGCTCAGCGTGGATGGCATCAACCAGTTCACCAGCGTGTTCTGCCTGACCGTGCTCAGCGTGGACAGGTACGTGGCAGTTGTTCATCCCATCAAAGCGGCAAGGTACAGGAGACCCACCATTGCCAAGATCATCAACATCTGCGTTTGGATCTTCTCGCTCATTGTGATCTTGCCCATCATCGTATTCGCGGGAACTACGCCCAGCGAGGACGGCGGCGTGCACTGTAACTTTCTTTGGCCCCGGCCTTCCTGGTCGGTGGCTTTTGTTATCTACACCTTCCTGCTGGGTTTCCTGATCCCCGTCATTGCCATCTGCCTCTGCTACATCCTGATCATTGTGAAGATGAGAGTGGTTGCTTTGAAGGCTGGCTGGCAGCAACGCCGACGGTCCGAGAAAAAGATCACCCGTATGGTGTTGATGGTGGTAACTGTCTTCGTTATCTGCTGGATGCCTTTCTACGTTTTACAGCTGGCCAACATCTTTCTCTCCCTCAACACCACGGTCACCCAGTTGTGCCTTATCCTCAGCTACGCCAACAGCTGCGCGAACCCTATCCTTTATGGATTTCTCTCTGACAATTTTAAGAGATCCTTCCAGAGGATTCTGTGCTTCCGTTGGCTGGAGAACGGCACCGAGGAGCCAGTAGATTATTACGCCACTGCGCTAAAGAGCAGAGTGTGTAGTCCCCTAGAATTTCAGCCGGGTAACGCCGCTTCTGATCCCGTGTACAGGAATGGTACTTGCACCTCAAGAACAACCACCTTGTGA